The following nucleotide sequence is from Nautilia sp. PV-1.
CTGTGCGTTTAAAAATACCGCACATACTATTATTAACAGTTTTTTCATCATAACATACTCTTTATTAGCAGGAAGTCTTTATAAGCCTCTTTTTTAGCTGACGGGTTTCTTAAAAGGAAACTCGGATGAAATGTAGGTATCACTTTTTTCTCCTTAAATTCGAATATCTGGCCTCTTACTTTGCTTATAGGCATATCGCTGTTCATTAAATACATAAAAGCGGTTTTTCCCAGACAAACCAAAATTTTAGGATTTATTATATCAATTTGTTTTAAAAGATACGGTTTGCACGTTTGGGCTTCTTCTATACTCGGCACTCTGTTGTTCGGCGGCCGGCATTTTACTATATTTGCTATATAAACGTCTTCTCTCGTTAATTCTAGCACATTTAAAATTATTTTGGTAAGCAGCTTGCCGGCTCTTCCGACAAATGGTCTTCCGGTTTTGTCTTCTTCGGCTCCAGGACCTTCACCGATAAACATTAAATCGGCATTTGGGTTGCCTTCGCCGAATACAACGTTCGTGCGGGTTTTGCTTAAATCACACAGTGTGCAATTAAGACATATTTTTTTAAGCTCGTCAAGCTGTTTAGGCATTTGGACTTCCGTTTCTTTTGAATGAAAACCTTCAAAATATTCCTCTCCGGCGGCTTTTAGATCATACAGGTGTTTCAGTTTTATCAGGTTCTTCATGTTCTCCTCTTTTTACTATTGTGTATGTAGGGTATGCTATCGTTATATCTTCTTCGTTATTGAAAGCTTCGATTATTTCCGCAGAAATGTTGCTTCTAAGATTAAGAGGCGTATAATTGTTAAGATACCAGCAGCTGATTCTGATACCGTTGTCTTCTATAAATGTATAAATTCTGGGCTCAACGTTTGCGTTTTTAATATGGTATTCCGATTTTAGCTTTTGAAGTCTTCTTTTGGTTATGTCGGTATAACCTTTTGAATATTTGCTTACTATTTCTTTTGCAAGATATACGGCTTTTTTATGGTTTGAATCAAACGTAATGGTAATATCTATACCGTCCCATACCGTTGACATTCCGTGATGGGTGTAGTTAAAAACCGGGTTTGTAAATATTATATTGTTAGGAATAAAAACGATTCTTCCGGCTCTTCTGTTATACAGGTAAGTTGTAAGAGTTACGTCTTCGTAAATTACGATTCTGGTCATGGTAATGTCTATAACATCTCCCACTATTCTTACCTGGCCGTTTTGAAGATATATTTTTATTCTGTCTCCGACTTTAAAGTTTCCGCTGGTCATAATCACAAACCAGCCAAAGATATTCATAAACCAGTCTTTCATAGCGATGGCAATACCTGCTGAAGCAAATCCCACAATGGTAATCAGATAAGTTGCGTTATTGATATAGAAAAATGAAATTATAATAAGGATGACTGTAGCGTTTATGAAGTTTAATATTTTATTAGTTAAATAAAAAGACTCCTCTTTTACGTATTTTCTCACGGCTAATTTTATAAGCATGAAAATAAATATACTGATTGCTATTGAAATTACAAGGGATATGAGCTTATTGATTTCTTTATTGATCTCTTTTTTTACTTTCTGTTTGTATATTTTGGATTCGGCTTCGAGGGTTTTAAGTTTAGTTTTATATATGTTGTTTATTACTATAAAATCCTGAATCGTCTGTTTAAGCTCGCTGTCTTTTATGTTCAGTTTTTTATTTAGTTTATCAAGCTGCAGCAGCATATTTAAAGTCTGTTTGAAATACTCATATGTTTTAAAGTTTTCGTTTATTACGTTGTCTACTTCTTTTTCATAGTTTAATGCGTTAAATATCTGAAAAGGGTTGTTTACGACGGGAGGTTTCGGCAACTCTTTTATTTTTATAAGCGTTGTAAATATATTTCTGTTTTTACTCAGCAGTTCAAGCTCTGTTTTTAGCTGGTCAAGTTTATTTTTATATTTAGTGGGGTTTTTTCTTGCAAGTTTTTCAAGCGTATATATTTTGTTTTGAAGTTTTTTGTAATTTAAATAAGACTGATAGTTAATAAAAAATTCGTCTTTTTTTAACAGTTCGTAAATATTCTGCTTTTTGGTTTTCATAGCCGTAATGTTGGTATCGTTTGTATTTGCAAACAGGGATAAAAAGAATAATAAAAAAACTATTATTCTCATTTAGCGAACTTTTCCAGTACTTCTAATATAATCTGTCTGTCTATGTTTTCTACTATTTTGTATTTTCCGATTTTTTCGGGAATTATGAATTTTATTTTATTGTCAAGCGTTTTTTTGTCTGCAAAAAAATGCTCGTAAAATT
It contains:
- a CDS encoding uracil-DNA glycosylase gives rise to the protein MKNLIKLKHLYDLKAAGEEYFEGFHSKETEVQMPKQLDELKKICLNCTLCDLSKTRTNVVFGEGNPNADLMFIGEGPGAEEDKTGRPFVGRAGKLLTKIILNVLELTREDVYIANIVKCRPPNNRVPSIEEAQTCKPYLLKQIDIINPKILVCLGKTAFMYLMNSDMPISKVRGQIFEFKEKKVIPTFHPSFLLRNPSAKKEAYKDFLLIKSML
- a CDS encoding mechanosensitive ion channel family protein yields the protein MRIIVFLLFFLSLFANTNDTNITAMKTKKQNIYELLKKDEFFINYQSYLNYKKLQNKIYTLEKLARKNPTKYKNKLDQLKTELELLSKNRNIFTTLIKIKELPKPPVVNNPFQIFNALNYEKEVDNVINENFKTYEYFKQTLNMLLQLDKLNKKLNIKDSELKQTIQDFIVINNIYKTKLKTLEAESKIYKQKVKKEINKEINKLISLVISIAISIFIFMLIKLAVRKYVKEESFYLTNKILNFINATVILIIISFFYINNATYLITIVGFASAGIAIAMKDWFMNIFGWFVIMTSGNFKVGDRIKIYLQNGQVRIVGDVIDITMTRIVIYEDVTLTTYLYNRRAGRIVFIPNNIIFTNPVFNYTHHGMSTVWDGIDITITFDSNHKKAVYLAKEIVSKYSKGYTDITKRRLQKLKSEYHIKNANVEPRIYTFIEDNGIRISCWYLNNYTPLNLRSNISAEIIEAFNNEEDITIAYPTYTIVKRGEHEEPDKTETPV